From a region of the candidate division WOR-3 bacterium genome:
- a CDS encoding metal-dependent transcriptional regulator: MANNVRSITHQAELGPSGEDYLEAVLVVSRRPGPVRVTALARQLGVSKPSVVSALAGLEARGLVRHERYGGVELTVRGRRVAREVDRRHRLLCVFLTEVLGVSPRVAEQDACRLEHHLSPETVARLLSFVQRGQRRRWH, encoded by the coding sequence ATGGCTAACAATGTTAGAAGTATCACACATCAGGCTGAGCTCGGGCCGAGCGGCGAGGACTATCTCGAGGCCGTTCTGGTTGTGAGCCGCAGACCCGGCCCGGTCAGGGTAACGGCGCTGGCAAGGCAACTCGGCGTAAGCAAGCCTTCGGTCGTGTCGGCCTTAGCCGGCCTTGAGGCCCGGGGTCTGGTTCGGCACGAGCGGTACGGCGGAGTGGAGTTGACGGTTCGGGGCCGACGGGTAGCACGGGAGGTGGACCGGCGCCACCGGTTGCTCTGCGTGTTTCTTACGGAGGTGTTGGGGGTGAGCCCCAGGGTCGCAGAACAGGATGCCTGCCGGCTGGAGCACCACTTGAGTCCGGAGACAGTCGCACGACTGCTTTCTTTCGTTCAGCGCGGCCAGCGAAGAAGGTGGCATTGA